Proteins co-encoded in one Megalops cyprinoides isolate fMegCyp1 chromosome 1, fMegCyp1.pri, whole genome shotgun sequence genomic window:
- the wfikkn2b gene encoding WAP, Kazal, immunoglobulin, Kunitz and NTR domain-containing protein 2, producing MDVKGKKGPMGMPKEATCDKFMCTQQGSECDIWDGQPVCKCKDRCEREPNFTCASDGMTYYNKCYMDAEACSKGISLSVVTCRYHLTWPNTSPLPVETTVRPTTALLETTPMDVQLPVMTNNPAHQSVFVGETASFLCEVTGRPKPEITWEKQVEGKENIVMRPNHVRGNVVVTNIAQLVIYNAQIQDTGIYTCTAKNAAGSIHAHFPLSVIQRDPVKKEEHKNSTLFPVEECLKVPDSGDCGEERMSWYYEAKKNNCFTFTYGNCNNNMNHFDTYDSCMHSCGGELASPCGLPSLQGPCKAYEPRWAYSSLTKQCQSFIYGGCGGNENNFESKEACEDACPFPKNQNCKMCKPRQKMVTSFCKSDFVILGHMTELTEDQDSGHALITVEEILKDEKMGLKFFGKEPLEVTLLNMDWTCPCPNITNTDSQVIIMGDVHNGMAILQPDSFVGISSARRVRKLREVIHKKTCDILKEFPSIQ from the coding sequence ATGGATGTCAAAGGGAAAAAGGGTCCCATGGGAATGCCCAAGGAAGCAACATGTGACAAGTTTATGTGCACTCAGCAAGGCTCAGAGTGTGACATCTGGGACGGGCAGCCAGTGTGCAAGTGCAAAGACCGCTGTGAGCGGGAGCCCAACTTCACCTGCGCCTCAGACGGCATGACCTACTACAACAAATGCTACATGGATGCCGAAGCCTGCTCCAAGggcatctctctgtctgtggtgaCCTGTAGGTACCACCTCACCTGGCCCAACACCAGTCCCCTGCCTGTGGAGACCACTGTCCGTCCAACCACAGCTCTTCTGGAGACCACACCCATGGATGTGCAGCTGCCCGTCATGACGAACAACCCAGCCCACCAGTCCGTGTTCGTGGGCGAGACAGCCAGCTTCCTGTGTGAGGTGACGGGAAGACCCAAGCCAGAGATCACATGGGAAAAACAAGTGGAAGGGAAAGAGAACATTGTCATGAGGCCTAATCATGTCCGCGGGAACGTGGTGGTCACCAACATCGCCCAGCTGGTCATCTATAATGCCCAGATCCAGGACACTGGCATCTACACCTGTACAGCCAAGAATGCAGCAGGTTCCATACATGCACACTTCCCCCTTTCTGTGATCCAGAGGGACCCTGTCAAGAAGGAAGAACACAAAAACTCCACTCTCTTTCCGGTGGAGGAGTGTCTGAAGGTGCCAGACAGTGGGGactgtggagaggagagaatgagCTGGTACTATGAGGCCAAGAAGAACAACTGCTTCACTTTCACCTATGGTAACTGCAACAATAATATGAACCACTTTGATACGTATGACTCCTGCATGCACTCCTGTGGGGGAGAGCTGGCCAGCCCCTGTGGTCTTCCAAGTTTGCAGGGTCCCTGCAAAGCCTACGAGCCCCGCTGGGCATACAGCAGCTTGACGAAGCAATGCCAGTCCTTCATCTATGGGGGCTGCGGAGGCAATGAGAACAACTTTGAGAGCAAAGAAGCTTGCGAGGACGCTTGCCCCTTCCCCAAGAACCAAAACTGCAAGATGTGCAAGCCGCGGCAGAAAATGGTGACCAGCTTCTGCAAGAGTGATTTTGTGATCCTGGGTCACATGACAGAGCTGACGGAAGATCAAGACTCGGGCCATGCCCTCATCACAGTGGAAGAGATCCTAAAAGATGAAAAGATGGGGCTCAAGTTTTTTGGCAAGGAACCCCTGGAGGTCACACTGCTGAACATGGACTGGACTTGCCCCTGCCCCAACATCACCAACACCGACAGCCAGGTTATCATCATGGGGGATGTGCACAACGGCATGGCTATCCTGCAACCCGACAGCTTTGTGGGCATATCCAGCGCCCGCCGTGTACGCAAGCTGCGAGAAGTCATCCACAAGAAGACCtgtgacattttgaaagagTTTCCCAGTATTCAGTAG